The proteins below are encoded in one region of Actinomycetota bacterium:
- a CDS encoding zinc metalloprotease HtpX, producing MLVTGFVLFVLLLSWIFDEAAGTGGLLTFCGFALALFGGFTSYWYSDKLVLGMSRARPVARETEPYIVNTVEALAIAAGLPVPACYIIEDPAPNAFATGRDPRHAAIALTRGLVTKMDRLELEGVIAHELAHIQNFDTRLQMLTAVLAGTVAYISEWFARSMIWGGIDEDNGGNVVFAVIGLVLAIVAPFAAVVMQMSISRKREFLADASAAVLTRYPDGLAGALRKIAADTTPLRVANRATESLYIFNPLKDRNKGIDGLFNTHPPIEERIRRLEAM from the coding sequence ATGCTCGTCACGGGCTTCGTGCTCTTCGTCTTGCTGCTGTCGTGGATCTTCGATGAGGCGGCCGGCACCGGCGGCCTGCTGACGTTCTGCGGGTTCGCGCTCGCGCTGTTCGGCGGGTTCACGTCGTACTGGTACTCCGACAAGCTCGTGCTCGGGATGAGCCGCGCGCGGCCGGTGGCCCGGGAGACGGAGCCCTACATCGTCAACACGGTCGAGGCGCTCGCCATCGCGGCGGGCCTGCCCGTGCCGGCGTGCTACATCATCGAGGACCCGGCGCCCAACGCGTTCGCGACGGGGCGCGATCCGAGGCACGCCGCGATCGCGCTGACACGCGGGCTGGTGACCAAGATGGACCGCCTCGAGCTCGAGGGCGTCATCGCGCACGAACTCGCGCACATCCAGAACTTCGACACGCGGCTGCAGATGCTCACGGCGGTGCTCGCCGGGACGGTCGCGTACATCTCCGAGTGGTTCGCGCGCTCCATGATCTGGGGCGGCATCGACGAGGACAACGGGGGCAACGTGGTCTTCGCGGTCATCGGGCTCGTGCTGGCGATAGTGGCGCCGTTCGCTGCGGTGGTGATGCAGATGTCGATCTCGCGCAAGCGCGAGTTCCTCGCCGACGCGAGCGCCGCGGTGCTGACACGCTACCCCGACGGGCTCGCCGGGGCGCTGAGGAAGATCGCGGCGGACACGACGCCGCTGCGCGTGGCGAACCGCGCGACCGAATCGCTGTACATCTTCAACCCGCTCAAAGACCGCAACAAGGGCATCGACGGGCTGTTCAACACCCACCCCCCCATCGAGGAGCGCATCCGCCGGCTCGAGGCGATGTGA
- a CDS encoding prolipoprotein diacylglyceryl transferase (transfers the N-acyl diglyceride moiety to the prospective N-terminal cysteine in prolipoprotein) yields the protein MALTYPGIDPVALSLGPVQVRWYGLAYVAGFVGSLLALRKLNERWELGLSFDDMLEIILAAVVGVVVGGRLGYTLVYSSGQWLHDPLYVFRMWEGGMSFHGGLVGIMLAAIV from the coding sequence TTGGCGCTGACCTACCCCGGGATCGACCCGGTCGCGCTGAGCCTCGGCCCCGTGCAGGTGCGCTGGTACGGGCTGGCGTACGTGGCCGGGTTCGTCGGCTCGCTGCTGGCGCTGCGCAAGCTCAACGAGCGCTGGGAGCTGGGGCTTTCCTTCGACGACATGCTCGAGATCATCCTGGCGGCGGTGGTCGGCGTGGTCGTGGGCGGGCGGCTCGGCTACACGCTCGTGTACAGCAGCGGACAATGGCTGCACGACCCGCTGTACGTCTTCCGCATGTGGGAGGGCGGGATGTCGTTTCACGGCGGGCTCGTCGGGATCATGCTGGCCGCCATCGTGG